A window of the Callospermophilus lateralis isolate mCalLat2 chromosome 7, mCalLat2.hap1, whole genome shotgun sequence genome harbors these coding sequences:
- the LOC143404959 gene encoding olfactory receptor 6N2-like → MDHLNLTWTQTFILAGFTTSETLGPLAFLGTLCIYLLTLAGNLFIIVVVHADSGLSTPMYFFISVLSFLELWYVSTTVPTLLHTLLHGRSPIPSVACFLQLYVFHSLGMTECYLLGVMALDRYLAICRPLRYHALMSRQVIPSVTSASPGWLELTLP, encoded by the exons ATGGATCATCTCAACCTGACTTGGACCCAGACTTTCATCCTTGCCGGTTTTACTACCTCTGAGACACTAGGACCTCTTGCTTTCTTGGGGACCCTATGCATTTATCTCCTCACTCTGGCAGGGAACTTGTTCATCATTGTTGTGGTTCACGCAGATTCTGGACTGTCcacacccatgtacttcttcaTCAGTGTCCTCTCTTTCCTGGAACTCTGGTATGTCAGCACCACGGTGCCCACACTGCTGCACACCTTGCTCCACGGGCGCTCACCCATCCCGTCGGTCGCCTGCTTCCTCCAGCTGTATGTCTTCCATTCCTTGGGCATGACTGAGTGTTACCTGTTGGGAGTCATGGCGCTGGACCGCTACCTGGCCATCTGCCGCCCACTGCGCTACCATGCACTCATGAGCAGACAG GTCATCCCTTCTGTTACCAGTGCATCTCCAGGTTGGCTGGAGTTGACTCTACCATAG